CCAGGCCGCCCTGCGCGGGGCGGGGACGGATTGTCTGGGGCTGGTGCGCGGCGTCTGGCGCGAACTGGTCGGTGAGGAACCCGAGGCCGTGCCCGCCTATACCATGGACTGGTCGCAGCCGCAGGGCGAGGAGCGGCTGTGGCAGGCGGCGCGGCGGCACCTGGTCGAACGGGAGGCCGGCTCGGTGGCCGGGTGCGGCGACGTGATCCTGTTCCGGATGCGCGCCGGGGGCGTGGCCAAGCATCTGGGGATCGTCGCGCGGACCGGGGAGGATGCCAGTTTCATCCACGCCTATTCCGGTCAC
This is a stretch of genomic DNA from Pukyongiella litopenaei. It encodes these proteins:
- a CDS encoding NlpC/P60 family protein, which produces MNAGRQDIVRVARGWIGTPYCHQAALRGAGTDCLGLVRGVWRELVGEEPEAVPAYTMDWSQPQGEERLWQAARRHLVEREAGSVAGCGDVILFRMRAGGVAKHLGIVARTGEDASFIHAYSGHGVVESPLSGPWRRRIVAVFEFPKEVC